The genomic stretch TATCATTATAAATGGCGCTAATGAGCGATACCGCGGCGTCTGAATAATAAGCGCCGCCCCTTTTTTCAAGTTCCGCCGGTTTTTCAGCCAATTGGGGATCTTTATAAAGTTCAAATAACCTGGCCTCTACCATCTTCACTACCTCGGCTCTTGTTCCTGCCCCGCCCGGTGCCGCCGCCGCCTGTTCTTCGGCCAATAATGCGTCTGTCATATAGTAATAGCGGTGATAAGGACAAGGCACCATGCCAAGCGCCTGCAGGAAATCGCCGTCCCATTTAAGATCCGGTATATTCTTCATAGTAAGAGCCGCCCCGTCCTGCATCATAGCCAAAATCCTAGCAGTTACATCCATACCCTTAAGCCACACCCTGCGCCCCCAGACAAGATGATTCAATCCGACAAAATCAATAAACACATCGTCGGCAGCAGCATCCAGCAATTTGGCAATCGTCATCTTCATATGGATCGGTACATTACATAATCCAATACATTTTATCTGCGTATAGCGTAGAACGCTTTCTGTAATCAGACCCGCCGGGTTCGTAAAATTGATTAACCAGGCATCCGGGCAGATATCGGCCATATCCTGACAAATATCAAGAATGACCGGAATGGTACGCAGCGCCTTGGTAAAGCCTCCCGGGCCGGTAGTTTCCTGTCCCAGTACGCCGTACTTTAAAGGAAACCGCTCATCCCTGGCCCGGGCGTCAAGGCCGCCGACCCGGAATTGAGTCACGACAAAGTCGGCGCCAAGCAGCGCTTTCTTTCGATCAAAGGATACTGTAACCTTGCTCTTAAGCTTAGCCCGCTGCATCATCCGACGTGCTAACCCGGCGACAATTTCTACCTTGTCCTGTCCTATGGGGATATCGACAAGACATATCTCAGCGACCGGCAGTTCTCCCGCCCGCCGAATAAAGCCATCGATAAGTTCGGGAGTATAACTGCTGCCCCCGCCGATCACCGCAATTTTTAACCCTGACATTGGAACGCCTCCAGTTTATTGCCAAGCTGTTTGATTGTCTTATGCATTTCAACCATATTCTCGATTAGATTTTTTTCCGCCAGCGCTGTCATCAAATGATCTTGGGCATGAACCAGCAGCAGCGTTACAGCCACTTTATTGCCCTGAGCTTCCTGCTGAATCATCTCAGCCTGGACCCGATGGGCAGCACCGACTTCTTCCTCCGCCCGCCGTAAGTGTTCGGCCGCCTTGTCAAACTCTCCGGTCTGAGCGGCATGCAGCGCGTCATAGGCTTCCGCCCTGGCGTTACCGGCATGAAGAATAATCGTAAAAATCACTTCTTCTGTCATGTTCTCTCCTCCTCTGGTTCCCCGGCAGTTCCTTCTTTAATGAGTTTTCGCTCATAGGCTTTGAGGAACGGGTAATATAGTGCAGCAGTAACTATGATATTGACAAACACCAGCAGAATTGCCCGCCAGTCGCCGCCGGTGGCAAGATAGGCACCAATCGGCGCCGGCAGTGTCCAGGGTACCAGGATATACGGCTTGCCTACGAGGCCAATATCCATGGCAAAATAGGTAAGTATGCCGATGATCACCGGGCCAAGGACAAACGGTACAAACAGCAGCGGATTAAGCATCACCGGAGTGCCGAATATCACCGGCTCATTGATATTGCAAACTCCCGGCAAAATCGCCGCCCGGCTCATGCTTCTGAGATAAGGAGCCTTCGAAAACAGCATGATAAGCACCAAGCTGAGGGTCGCCCCCGAACCGCCGATCCAGACAAACCACTGAAAAAAGGGTTCCGGTGCAATATTCGGAATCGGCTGACCCGCTGCAGCCGCAGCAATATTTTGGTCTAAAAGTACCAGCCACACGGGCCTTGCCACACTGCCAACGACTGAGTCGCCATGAATTCCGGTAGCCCACAGCAGCGTTATAATAATAATCGGCAGCAAAATACCCGCCAAAGTATTGCCTGCCAGCACTAAGGGCTGAAATAATTGCAGGACAAAATGATGAATATCAAACCCGAGAGCATCCCGTATTGCCCAGACTGCCGGGATGATTATTGCCGCCGGGATCAATGCCTCAAAGGATTTGGCAACAGACTCCGGCACTCCTTCCGGCATTTTGATTGTCAATCTCCTGTTCTTGGCAAATCGCAATACTTCTACGGCAAAAATAGCCATAATGATAGCGACAAACATACTGCCGCCGCCGAGGTTCTCCATTAGAAGCGCCAGTCCCTTATCCTGATAAGCAACCGGCACACTTGTCAGCAGGAAAGCGGTCATCGCCAGCACGCCCCCGGAAATGCCATCCAATTTATAAGATTTAGCTAGATAGTAGCCAATACTGTGGCAGGCATAAAGCGCCATCAATCCCATGGTCAAGCGGAAGGGTATGAGAATTTGGCCGGCGTAGGGCTTGACTATAGCTGCTAAAAATGGCACTGGAGGAAAAGCCAGAACCAAAAAGAAACTGCCGACAATAATGAGGGGTATGGTAGAAATAATGCCGTCGCGTACTGCTCTGAGGTGACGTTGTTCTGAAAGTCTCGTCATGAAAGGTATCAGGTATTTGTCCAGCAGTTCAAAAAATTTATGCATCTACTCCTCCGACTAGCCCAGAACTTTCTTGATGTGGGCAAG from Veillonellales bacterium encodes the following:
- a CDS encoding 6-phospho-beta-glucosidase — protein: MSGLKIAVIGGGSSYTPELIDGFIRRAGELPVAEICLVDIPIGQDKVEIVAGLARRMMQRAKLKSKVTVSFDRKKALLGADFVVTQFRVGGLDARARDERFPLKYGVLGQETTGPGGFTKALRTIPVILDICQDMADICPDAWLINFTNPAGLITESVLRYTQIKCIGLCNVPIHMKMTIAKLLDAAADDVFIDFVGLNHLVWGRRVWLKGMDVTARILAMMQDGAALTMKNIPDLKWDGDFLQALGMVPCPYHRYYYMTDALLAEEQAAAAPGGAGTRAEVVKMVEARLFELYKDPQLAEKPAELEKRGGAYYSDAAVSLISAIYNDKREIHTVNTINRGTISGLPADCVIETNCVISKNGALPLTVGELPPELFGLVQHVKAYEMLAIEAGVHGDRSKAMQALVNHPLVPSVGVAKQLLADLLLLNAAYLPQFKA
- a CDS encoding PTS lactose/cellobiose transporter subunit IIA; translation: MTEEVIFTIILHAGNARAEAYDALHAAQTGEFDKAAEHLRRAEEEVGAAHRVQAEMIQQEAQGNKVAVTLLLVHAQDHLMTALAEKNLIENMVEMHKTIKQLGNKLEAFQCQG
- a CDS encoding PTS sugar transporter subunit IIC produces the protein MHKFFELLDKYLIPFMTRLSEQRHLRAVRDGIISTIPLIIVGSFFLVLAFPPVPFLAAIVKPYAGQILIPFRLTMGLMALYACHSIGYYLAKSYKLDGISGGVLAMTAFLLTSVPVAYQDKGLALLMENLGGGSMFVAIIMAIFAVEVLRFAKNRRLTIKMPEGVPESVAKSFEALIPAAIIIPAVWAIRDALGFDIHHFVLQLFQPLVLAGNTLAGILLPIIIITLLWATGIHGDSVVGSVARPVWLVLLDQNIAAAAAGQPIPNIAPEPFFQWFVWIGGSGATLSLVLIMLFSKAPYLRSMSRAAILPGVCNINEPVIFGTPVMLNPLLFVPFVLGPVIIGILTYFAMDIGLVGKPYILVPWTLPAPIGAYLATGGDWRAILLVFVNIIVTAALYYPFLKAYERKLIKEGTAGEPEEERT